Below is a genomic region from Besnoitia besnoiti strain Bb-Ger1 chromosome Unknown contig00075, whole genome shotgun sequence.
gatctagcagcatacatagataatgtctgcgagactacaccaaaagcaggtaaaattagaatgtatacctctggatgtccgaagaaccagaatagatgttgataaagtacactatcaccagaatacatagaatcataaaattcagtgtttacgtgtagatcaagaaggatcataactaatccaccagtaagaataggtagagtgaagactaacataagggcagtaaatatgatagcccagatatatagaatatagttcttagcaccagcattagaacccatgaagacgcaagtaccaaggaagttaatagaacttaaaatactactaattcctagtactgcaagacctccgataatccaatcagttgcctctggatttaacaccatcaagctagtacttagtggaggatacattgtccaaccaagaccactaccaaactcggaacaaatactttgagttaacaacacagaacctaatggtactagaaaataggagatcgcgttagttcttgggaaacgacttccgaaccaccaatatatattggtacaaagaagttaccatatcctccgtacaaagcaggcattaagaacataaagatcatagctaggccatgtatcgttattatcacattataagtagctatcgtctctgtacaaatgatccgcgatccagaactgtataactcaaatcgaataaacaaagacattatagttcctagaatactgaagatgactccggttatgagatacagacaaccaagttctttatgattgcagtacaccaccaccccactggactgcttaagacagctaaaagtgttggatttcaatatcacggtaatcatgtttgcttggaagctgtagtcattataactattgatttagtataagcatagaaccaatccggtagtaagatatacgatagtagctaatctaccatataagatataagtcgcttgtggaatagcactacaataataatcaagaagatcatactgtatacccaaataattacccatccactgactacatttcgagtcataaaatgttgtcgtatcaacattcgagtattcaaagctcgaatttcagataaaagagctaagttaatgagagaggacataaatactaacaaaccaccggttttggatgggattacttttaacaccgcataatatgctaaaaagtaccattcaggtacgatatgaagcggagttacaaaccggttcactggtatggagttatctgggtgcgataattcaatcaaaccaaaagccgtttgtaagaaaattaaaccaattagataggatagacatttagcatcggtcattacatatgaggatagaaggctactttaagtgcggaatcaatacctgcagggttactagaaccatttaaatgtaaatagaagatgtgtaatacaattagaatgcaaacctacaaaaggtaatataaagtgcaatacaaagaatcgttttaatgttacatcagatacatagtatccaccgagtaaccaaggtactaaatatggtattggagaaaggagattagtaatgactgtagcaccccagaaactcatctgtccccatggtagtacataaccgaggaaagcagtggctatagtaagtagatataaaactaaaccagacatccaagcagtagttaaataactatagctggagttatacatacctcgagacatgtgtattaagatacacaagaagacgaaagaagcagttgttgcatgcaacatcctaaattcccatcctgctgctacctctctaactagatgttgaacactagcaaatgcacaagatgcttcagaagtatatcggaacgctaaagtgatacctgtaattatttggagtacaaaggtaattgcaactaagaaaccaaagttataagatgaatttagattgagagcacaccgataaaagacgaggtgtgcccggaatagactcatggaaatttggtgtgttctcgaaaccatgctagcacaatagaacttcgttaaataactacatattaaaatgagcgcatgtaaactagtcttaaacacaccgctcgtcacgtaacaaatctcaaatcgtactgtagattttatatatgtaccgtaactataaccatggtgacatccaatgttcacgctcaatcttaccatacatagtacttttatgatcccaggctggtttaataagtcaaagtttagccgggaagttagcgtctaaaatatataaccgatagtctcaacttagatgcacagatggacataattaatccttgtacggtttgtacctacttgactcctcagtttaagttaaggagtcctttgtttacagcttgtaccgttactttcaggagcataccgttaaattcgatgatcttatgtgttcactcaaatcgaataaacaaagacattatagttcctagaatactgaagatgactccggttatgagatacagaaaaccaagttctttatgattgcagtacaccaccaccccactggactgcttaagacagctaaaagtgttggatttcaatatcctactacattaagattattccacatcggttatgttctaggcgtaatatatggattcttgttctcactcatcttaacagcgagagaaaactactactcagatgctagtctaatcagtagcatcgtacttggagttatcatctctgagacaggattatttatcagctttttctggggagtatatactacgagttggactactggtttagatcttgaaggtctttgtttaccggatccaagttctcttgtgcttttcatgaccatcatgttaagtgcattagcagagcatagttaagatgataactattgtggatatagaaccaattgaacaccatgtattaatataacaaagataatcagggtaatctggtatccttcttggcataacgttgtgtagttatatgaagcgtacattccttaatatctggaacaatagattatggttaggtagtggaacaaggagagcgtctgttgtacatcaacactagatacaaggaacttgacaagcattaatagatttatataaacgacaaggacatgagtctactggattttataatacagggttgaactgtgggttagtttcaatgcccaaggcagagcactggattggatacccagggaactgtgctcccattaataagaatcatattctaagtcaccaggcatgcaataccaatcagataacaactgaagctagactccatgttacacttactaaaatgggattcctaggttgatataaactacctttttctggggagtatatactacgagttggactactggtttagatcttgaaggtctttgtttaccggatccaagttctcttgtgcttttcatgaccatcatgttaagtgcattagcagagcatagttaagatgataactattgtggatatagaaccaattgaacaccatgtattaatataacaaagataatcagggtaatctggtatccttcttggcataacgttgtgtagttatatgaagcgtacattccttaatatctggaacaatagattatggttaggtagtggaacaaggagagcgtctgttgtacatcaacactagatactgctaataccactgtagaggtatagtatataatccctgcccggtgcagtaaaatgtaaacggcggctgtattatgacggtccaaaggtaggtaaatccttgtcgggtaattatcgtcgtgcgtgaaagttggtccgactcttcacatgtcgtttatctaaaactttcttaaatagaattatctttgaatatgaggatccagatggcccgacggttagaccctgagcacctttacatcccttaaatcatatacaggatcaaatctttccttgagcgactcgacaggcactagagatagcgtgaaagctcttttgatttccatgaacggagttacatattagattctcttcgctcccatggtatttagtaagttaacattgaaaacgtatccagtgtaaagtttgaacgtaatccagctttaccttctatgttgttatgtttaaccaaataagtttcatcgttgtttgatatttcattgacatgttgataacataaaatactaacaaacaccggttttggatgggattacttttaacacgcataatatgctaaaaagtaccattcaggtacgatatgaagcggagttacaaaccggttcactggtatggagttatctgggtgcgataattcaatcaaaccaaaagccgtttgtaagaaaattaaaccaattagataggatagacatttagcatcggtcattaacatatgaggatagaaggctactttaagtgcggaatcaatacctgcagggttactagaaccatttaaatgtaaatagaagatgtgtaatacaattagaatgcaacctacaaaaggtaatataaagtgcaatacaaagaatcgttttaatgttacatcagatacatagtatccaccgagtaaccaaggtactaaatatggtattggagaaaggagattagtaatgactgtagcacccagaaactcatctgtccccatggtagtacataaccgaggaaagcagtggctatagtaagtagatataaaactaaaccagacatccaagcagtagttaaataactatagctggagttatacatacctcgagacatgtgtattaagatacacaagaaagacgaaagaagcagttgttgcatgcaacatcctaaattcccatcctgctgctacctctctaactagatgttgaacactagcaaatgcacaagatgcttcagaagtatatcggaacgctaaagtgatacctgtaattatttgggtatacagtatgatcttcttgattattattggtatgctattccacaagcgacttatatcttatatggtagattagctactatcgtatatcttactaccggattggttctatgcttatactaaatcaatagttataatgactacagcttccaagcaaacatgattaccgtgatttgaaatccaacacttttagctgtcttaagcagtccagtggggtggtggtgtactgcaatcataaagaacttggttgtctgtatctcataaccggagtcatcttcagtattctaggaactataatgtctttgtttattcgatttgagtgaacacataagatcatcgaatttaacggtatgctcctgaaagtaacggtacaagctgtaaacaaaggactccttaacttaaactgaggagtcaagtaggtacaaaccgtacaaggattaattatgtccatctgtgcatctaagttgagactatcggtttatatattttagacgctaacttcccggctaacatcccttttctttgaaaccacttcccttctcgccgttagcatgatctcaaagtaccagaagccatgtgatctatatagtataacgggacattagaccgaacctgcgatagataaatatatcttggatgattgtatattagcggctaaatgtcaatcaaacatgcgaattttaggttttccatgaaatctatttggaagaagaggcttgatagtactaccgtaagtacataatatacagtcccagcagtagcggtttaaactatagaagagtcgagtattatccatgcataccaggcgtaaaaagcgttcatccagttactaaacaggtgccaggccaacaagaatccgatccgtgtattccgtacagactaacattaagaaggcgactaccaaagtgaatgtcatgatattcgtacagcttgtatacaatgttggtttttcaaatatacgctgataccactatacttaatgcacttaacatgatggtcatgaaaagcacaagagaacttggatccggtaaacaaagaccttcaagatctaaaccagtagtccaactcgtagtatatactccccagaaaaaggtagtttatatcaacctaggaatcccattttagtaagtgtaacatggagtctagcttcagttgttatctattggtattgcatgcctggtgacttagaatatgattcttattaatggagcacagttccctgggtatccaatcagtgctctgccttgggcattgaaactaaccacagttcaaccctgtattataaaatccagtagactcatgtccttgtcgtttatataaatctattaatgcttgtcaagttccttgtatctagtgttgatgtacaacagacgctctccttgttccactacctaaccataatctattgttccagatattaaggaatgtacgcttcatataactacacaacgttatgccaagaaggataccagattaccctgattatctttgttatattaatacatggtgttcaattggttctatatccacaatagttatcatcttaactatgctctgctaatgcacttaacatgatggtcatgaaaagcacaagagaacttggatccggtaaacaaagaccttcaagatctaaaccagtagtccaactcgtagtatatactccccagaaaaagctgataaataatcctgtctcagagatgataactccaagtacgatgctactgattagactagcatctgagtagtagttttctctcgctgttaagatgagtgagaacaagaatccatatattacgcctagaacataaccgatgtggaataatcttaatgtagtaggatattgaaatccaacacttttagctgtcttaagcagtccagtggggtggtggtgtactgcaatcataaagaacttggttgtctgtatctcataaccggagtcatcttcagtattctaggaactataatgtctttgtttattcgatttgagttatacagttctggatcgcggatcatttgtacagagacgatagctacttataatgtgataataacgatacatggcctagctatgatctttatgttcttaatgcctgctttgtacggaggatatggtaacttctttgtaccaatatatattggtggttcggaagtcgttttcccaagaactaacgcgatctcctat
It encodes:
- a CDS encoding uncharacterized protein (encoded by transcript BESB_075840), producing the protein MDIINPCVIYGFLFSLILTARENYYSDASLISSIVLGVIISETGLFISFFWGVYTTSWTTGLDLEGLCLPDPSSLVLFMTIMLSALAEHS